Proteins encoded by one window of bacterium:
- a CDS encoding YqgE/AlgH family protein — MSEQKIAPGLLLAMPQLQDPNFQRSVVLMVQHDSEMSLGLILNRPSETTVTEILGAMGIPWRGDTDDLVWEGGPVMPETGWLLHTRSKNVPPGDGTLELLAGISLTTSPENLQFLAQQPPAHVRFLMGYAGWGAGQLSAELVEGAWLAIKATRELIFETEPDVMWESALASIGVDPGSLFPGQGVH; from the coding sequence ATGAGCGAACAGAAGATCGCGCCGGGACTGCTCCTGGCCATGCCGCAACTCCAGGATCCGAATTTCCAACGCAGCGTCGTGCTGATGGTGCAGCACGACAGCGAGATGAGTCTGGGGCTGATCTTGAATCGGCCGTCTGAAACGACGGTCACCGAGATACTCGGTGCGATGGGCATCCCCTGGAGGGGAGATACGGATGATCTTGTCTGGGAAGGAGGTCCCGTCATGCCCGAAACTGGTTGGCTCCTGCACACCCGGAGCAAAAACGTCCCCCCGGGCGATGGCACCCTGGAACTCCTGGCGGGAATCTCGCTGACGACATCGCCGGAAAATCTGCAATTTCTGGCGCAGCAACCGCCGGCCCACGTTCGCTTCCTGATGGGGTACGCAGGCTGGGGAGCCGGTCAACTCAGTGCCGAACTGGTAGAAGGCGCGTGGCTCGCGATCAAAGCAACCCGCGAACTGATCTTCGAGACCGAACCCGACGTCATGTGGGAATCCGCACTGGCGTCGATCGGCGTGGACCCGGGGTCGCTCTTTCCCGGGCAGGGCGTGCACTGA
- a CDS encoding beta-lactamase family protein has product MDPNFTELRQEIQRQVSEGIRPSVQVAVNWRGKLVFDEACGEGATPESSYLLWSATKPLIAIALLQLVEEGAVDLDDRIDRTIPEFGQNGKERATLVHLLSHRGGFPDNSPSVRRELWKHARDWNAALDFVCKMKAAWKPGSDRGYHPMSGWFVVGELIRRLDGRELPHSLRERVLDPLGISEDGFCLGEPEKLLAAPMTVHTRDERGAPRQSEADYFNDPLTHAAVIPGGGGIARARDLVKFYRALLDGGQGAKSRILKSETVRLATFPHAVGIPDRTFLRDVPWGLGFHLKHVRPSLDDCGTLATPGTFGHGGHFLVNTSWADPGRDLACCILANGLSESRLGIRSVRALSDAVHRAIDRAVAGAQE; this is encoded by the coding sequence GTGGATCCGAACTTCACAGAACTGCGCCAGGAGATCCAGCGACAGGTCTCAGAGGGAATCCGCCCGTCGGTCCAGGTGGCCGTCAACTGGCGGGGGAAACTGGTTTTCGATGAAGCCTGCGGTGAGGGTGCGACCCCGGAGTCGAGCTATCTGCTCTGGAGTGCGACCAAGCCGTTGATCGCGATCGCACTCCTTCAGCTCGTGGAAGAAGGAGCTGTCGACCTGGATGATCGCATCGACCGGACAATCCCGGAGTTCGGTCAGAACGGAAAAGAGCGCGCCACGCTCGTGCACCTGCTCTCCCATCGCGGTGGATTCCCGGACAACTCTCCGAGTGTGCGCCGAGAACTCTGGAAGCACGCGCGCGACTGGAACGCGGCACTCGACTTCGTCTGCAAGATGAAAGCGGCCTGGAAGCCGGGCAGCGATCGTGGCTACCACCCGATGTCGGGCTGGTTCGTAGTTGGTGAGCTCATCCGACGCCTGGATGGACGTGAACTGCCCCACTCCTTGCGCGAGCGTGTTCTCGATCCGCTGGGTATTTCGGAAGACGGCTTCTGCCTGGGGGAACCCGAGAAGCTCCTGGCAGCGCCGATGACGGTGCATACCCGGGACGAACGCGGAGCTCCGCGCCAGAGCGAAGCCGACTACTTCAACGACCCGCTCACCCACGCCGCGGTGATCCCCGGAGGTGGCGGAATCGCCCGAGCCCGCGATCTGGTGAAATTCTACCGCGCGCTTCTGGACGGCGGCCAGGGCGCGAAGTCCCGAATCCTGAAATCCGAAACCGTGCGGCTCGCCACGTTCCCTCACGCGGTCGGCATCCCCGATCGTACTTTCCTGCGAGACGTCCCCTGGGGACTGGGCTTTCATCTCAAACACGTGAGACCGTCTCTCGATGACTGCGGCACGCTTGCGACTCCCGGAACGTTCGGCCACGGCGGCCACTTTCTGGTCAACACCAGTTGGGCCGATCCCGGCAGGGATCTGGCGTGCTGCATTCTGGCGAACGGCCTGAGCGAATCCCGGCTCGGCATACGCTCGGTCCGCGCGCTATCCGACGCTGTACACCGCGCCATCGACCGGGCAGTCGCTGGCGCGCAAGAGTAG
- a CDS encoding DnaJ domain-containing protein gives MHSAGLGYYLGMDKDLYAVLGVSRSVSDDELRKTYRKLAREHHPDVNPNDSKAEERFKEISFAYEVLSDKDKRRRYDEFGMQGLSEGFDANQARAYERWSRGAHRSPQWERDSSGVNLEDLLSGMFGGRASAPIRGQDAEGEITIDFLDAVRGGEVRVQFAGKGALRVRVPAGSDSGTKVRLKGQGEPGPGGASGDLYLTLRVRPHPFFTRDGADLSLDVPVTLPELILGASIDVPTPDGPAKMTIPKASSNGQRLRLRGKGAVRRGSDGRGDLYVRLVAKLPDSQDEAMEKLAKEMEPLYGDDDVRQRLKVGR, from the coding sequence GTGCACAGCGCCGGCCTCGGCTACTATCTGGGTATGGACAAGGATCTGTACGCAGTACTCGGGGTTTCGCGCAGCGTCAGCGATGACGAGCTGCGCAAGACCTACCGGAAACTCGCGCGCGAGCATCATCCAGACGTCAACCCGAATGACTCGAAGGCAGAAGAGCGCTTCAAGGAGATCTCCTTCGCCTACGAGGTGCTCTCCGACAAGGACAAGCGGCGCCGTTACGACGAGTTCGGCATGCAGGGGCTGTCCGAGGGTTTCGATGCAAACCAGGCCCGCGCGTACGAACGCTGGTCGCGCGGCGCGCATCGCAGTCCACAGTGGGAACGCGACAGCTCTGGAGTCAATCTGGAAGACCTGCTTTCGGGAATGTTCGGCGGGCGAGCCTCGGCACCCATCCGCGGACAAGACGCGGAAGGTGAGATTACGATCGATTTCCTCGATGCCGTGCGGGGCGGAGAGGTGCGGGTACAGTTCGCCGGCAAGGGTGCTCTTCGCGTACGCGTACCCGCGGGCTCCGATAGCGGCACGAAGGTGCGGCTCAAGGGACAGGGCGAGCCCGGTCCCGGGGGGGCGTCCGGAGATCTGTATCTGACACTGCGCGTGCGCCCTCACCCGTTCTTCACGCGCGACGGCGCCGATCTCTCGCTGGACGTGCCCGTGACACTACCTGAACTGATCCTCGGTGCGTCGATCGATGTGCCGACCCCGGATGGACCGGCGAAGATGACGATCCCGAAGGCTTCCTCAAATGGCCAGCGTCTGCGGCTTCGCGGCAAGGGCGCGGTGCGCCGCGGTTCCGATGGGCGCGGCGACCTGTATGTGCGGCTGGTCGCGAAACTGCCCGATTCGCAGGACGAAGCAATGGAGAAACTGGCCAAGGAAATGGAGCCGCTCTACGGCGACGACGACGTACGCCAGCGGCTGAAGGTGGGAAGATGA
- a CDS encoding thioredoxin domain-containing protein, which translates to MRIPFYFDYACPWAYIGSCRVEAHFQDLGAEIDFRPVHLVSLAEPGAGKYPELGGRKQDNARNDIRHWAELVGAEISPDAARLRRTSTRLALKIALVAQDMGRFREFHYPTYRARWAEARDLSDETVLQELIRSADLDVDTVMQRATSDALTDRLERETNDAIRKGVFGVPTIFVGGEMFWGNDRFELVRHYLQKA; encoded by the coding sequence ATGCGAATTCCGTTCTATTTCGACTACGCGTGCCCCTGGGCCTATATCGGCAGCTGTCGAGTGGAGGCGCATTTCCAGGACCTTGGAGCAGAGATCGACTTTCGCCCCGTGCATCTCGTTTCGCTCGCCGAGCCCGGAGCGGGAAAATACCCGGAGCTGGGGGGGCGCAAGCAGGACAACGCCCGGAACGACATCCGGCACTGGGCCGAATTAGTGGGCGCCGAGATTTCGCCCGACGCCGCCAGGTTGCGCCGGACCTCGACGAGACTCGCCCTCAAGATCGCTCTCGTGGCCCAGGACATGGGACGTTTTCGCGAGTTCCATTATCCGACCTATCGCGCCCGCTGGGCCGAAGCCCGCGATCTTTCCGATGAAACCGTACTGCAGGAATTGATTCGCTCAGCCGATCTCGACGTGGACACCGTCATGCAGCGGGCGACTTCGGACGCTCTGACCGATCGCCTCGAACGGGAGACGAACGACGCCATTCGAAAGGGAGTGTTTGGCGTACCGACGATCTTTGTCGGTGGCGAGATGTTCTGGGGAAACGATCGCTTCGAACTGGTGCGGCACTACCTTCAGAAAGCTTAG
- the selD gene encoding selenide, water dikinase SelD produces MGAEDLVQVLSKVTGFDHPWVDPDVGPMEDAALLRPETGSPLVFTVDFITPIVDSPEAFGAIAAANSLSDVYAMGGEPQVALAICGFPDDRIDKSILSRIFQGGRDKAAEAGCAIAGGHTVLDPELKYGLCVIGKVEAENVLSQTGARAGDRLVLTKPIGMGIAAQAIKGDKLSSEDLDDVVRIMSTLNRDARDAALAAGATAATDVTGFGLLGHLHNLALGSGLGARLNSQAVPLLSFARSLADQGLVPGGSKRNLEYVSPHTRWDDALSEVEQLLMCDAQTSGGLLLSIAPENESLLRDELARRGTPCVASIGEMISADPGHLEVTRTGSE; encoded by the coding sequence CTGGGAGCCGAGGACCTGGTTCAGGTCCTGAGCAAGGTCACAGGATTCGATCATCCGTGGGTAGATCCCGACGTCGGGCCCATGGAGGATGCGGCACTCCTTCGCCCCGAAACCGGTTCGCCGCTCGTGTTCACGGTCGATTTCATCACGCCGATCGTCGACAGCCCCGAGGCTTTCGGTGCGATTGCGGCGGCCAACTCTCTGTCTGACGTGTACGCAATGGGGGGCGAGCCCCAGGTTGCTCTGGCGATCTGCGGCTTTCCCGATGATCGCATCGACAAGTCGATCCTCTCTCGCATCTTTCAGGGCGGGCGCGACAAAGCCGCCGAGGCGGGTTGCGCGATCGCCGGTGGCCACACCGTTCTCGACCCCGAATTGAAGTACGGTCTCTGTGTGATCGGCAAGGTCGAAGCCGAAAACGTGCTCTCGCAGACCGGTGCGCGCGCGGGGGATCGTCTCGTACTGACCAAGCCAATCGGTATGGGAATAGCGGCGCAGGCCATCAAGGGCGACAAGCTTTCGAGTGAAGATCTGGACGACGTGGTCCGCATCATGTCGACGCTGAATCGCGACGCACGCGATGCCGCGCTCGCGGCCGGCGCTACCGCCGCAACTGACGTCACGGGCTTTGGCCTGCTGGGGCATCTGCACAACCTGGCGCTCGGATCCGGTTTGGGTGCGAGGCTCAACAGTCAGGCGGTACCGTTGCTCTCATTCGCGCGATCTCTCGCCGATCAAGGTCTCGTTCCGGGGGGGAGCAAGCGCAACCTGGAATACGTCTCTCCCCACACTCGCTGGGACGATGCGTTGAGCGAAGTCGAGCAGTTGTTGATGTGCGATGCCCAGACCTCTGGTGGGCTGCTGCTCAGTATTGCGCCCGAGAACGAATCCCTGCTCAGGGACGAGCTTGCGCGACGGGGCACGCCCTGTGTGGCGAGCATCGGAGAGATGATATCGGCTGATCCGGGTCATCTCGAGGTGACCCGGACGGGATCTGAGTGA
- a CDS encoding TIGR01777 family protein codes for MSFSERIAISGSSGLIGTALSESFASEPVQIQRLVRDKSHARDPDVYWDPEKGEIDAAALEGVDAVVHLAGESIAGGRWNQARKSRILESRRRGTRLICETLAGLERKPRVLVSASAIGYYGDRQSNWMDEDCSPGSGFLPEVCIAWEAETRPARDAGIRVVNLRIGLVLSRKGGLLANLRIPFGLGLGGKLGGGQQYMSWIHLDDVVGLLRHALSTEELSGPLNAVAPEPVSNAEFTRVLGAVLRRPTLFSVPAFAIRALAGEMGPALMLGGVRVAAKRARDSGHHFHFSDLESALRKELQRA; via the coding sequence ATGAGTTTTTCAGAGCGCATCGCGATCAGCGGTTCGAGTGGACTGATCGGTACGGCTCTGAGCGAATCCTTTGCGTCGGAGCCCGTGCAGATTCAGCGGCTCGTGCGCGACAAGAGTCACGCCCGGGATCCTGACGTCTACTGGGATCCCGAAAAGGGCGAGATCGATGCGGCGGCACTCGAGGGGGTCGATGCCGTCGTGCACCTCGCCGGGGAGTCCATCGCCGGCGGACGCTGGAACCAGGCCCGCAAGTCGCGCATTCTCGAAAGCCGAAGGCGCGGTACGAGGCTGATTTGCGAAACGCTAGCCGGCCTGGAACGCAAACCCCGCGTACTCGTCTCGGCTTCGGCGATCGGCTACTACGGCGATCGCCAGTCGAACTGGATGGACGAAGATTGTTCACCTGGCAGCGGTTTCTTGCCCGAGGTCTGTATCGCCTGGGAGGCCGAAACCCGGCCGGCCCGAGACGCGGGAATTCGCGTCGTCAATCTGCGCATCGGCCTGGTGCTGTCGCGCAAGGGAGGGTTGCTGGCGAACCTGCGCATCCCGTTCGGCCTGGGACTCGGTGGCAAGCTAGGTGGCGGCCAGCAGTACATGAGCTGGATTCATCTGGACGACGTCGTGGGATTGCTGCGGCACGCGCTATCGACCGAAGAGCTGTCGGGTCCGCTCAATGCGGTAGCTCCCGAACCCGTATCGAATGCGGAGTTCACACGAGTCCTGGGCGCCGTGTTGCGTCGCCCTACGCTCTTCAGTGTGCCTGCATTCGCGATTCGTGCGCTGGCCGGTGAGATGGGGCCCGCGTTGATGCTCGGGGGCGTTCGAGTCGCGGCGAAACGCGCCCGGGATAGCGGCCATCACTTCCACTTCTCCGACCTCGAATCGGCCTTGCGCAAAGAGCTCCAGCGCGCCTGA
- a CDS encoding AAA family ATPase gives MKEVERQRAANLWEPFARKFPPIAKACHIWANPTIDFRNIGGLAEPKDEIQTYACAITDPEVYKRWGTAPPSGLLLIGPSGSGKTLLAEALAVRSQMPFLKVDVPRLMSLAVHAGSQVGALMTTWGETLQEMPRVTVLFEELDFAHGITAGRPRPDLPMAGIADFLIELIDMTISIEKTLTLASTSRPDGIARDFYAPGRFERVVSVQPIYPDDVIEALHLHAGYVESNAGRTLFENPDWPKVVEQNTDASIGEWVRMLHAVLRSKARREATGEESGLITTQNLLDEVDRTKIVQRGLPVSTGRYL, from the coding sequence ATGAAAGAGGTCGAGAGACAACGAGCGGCCAACCTATGGGAGCCCTTCGCCCGCAAGTTCCCGCCGATCGCCAAGGCGTGCCACATCTGGGCGAATCCGACAATCGATTTCAGAAACATCGGTGGGCTGGCTGAACCGAAAGACGAGATCCAGACCTACGCCTGCGCCATCACTGATCCCGAGGTCTACAAGCGCTGGGGAACGGCGCCACCCTCGGGCCTGCTCTTGATCGGGCCGTCGGGTTCGGGAAAAACACTTCTGGCCGAAGCGCTCGCCGTGCGCAGTCAGATGCCCTTCCTGAAAGTCGACGTACCGCGTTTGATGTCGCTGGCGGTGCACGCGGGATCCCAGGTGGGCGCCCTCATGACGACCTGGGGCGAAACCCTCCAGGAGATGCCGCGCGTGACCGTGCTCTTCGAGGAACTCGACTTCGCGCACGGGATCACCGCAGGCCGCCCCCGACCGGATCTTCCGATGGCGGGGATTGCGGATTTCCTGATCGAATTGATCGATATGACGATCTCGATCGAGAAGACGCTGACCCTGGCGTCGACGAGCCGGCCCGATGGGATCGCCAGGGATTTCTACGCACCGGGCCGATTCGAACGCGTGGTCAGCGTACAGCCCATCTACCCCGACGACGTGATCGAGGCACTTCACCTGCACGCCGGTTATGTAGAGTCGAATGCTGGCCGCACTCTCTTCGAGAACCCCGACTGGCCGAAGGTGGTCGAGCAGAACACCGATGCCTCGATAGGCGAATGGGTCCGCATGCTACACGCCGTTTTGCGCAGCAAGGCGCGTCGCGAAGCCACCGGCGAGGAATCAGGTCTCATCACGACACAAAACCTGCTAGACGAAGTGGACCGCACGAAGATCGTTCAGCGCGGATTGCCGGTGTCGACTGGCCGATATCTCTAG
- a CDS encoding acylphosphatase, with amino-acid sequence MAFEGNASEVARRTQRRVHVFVSGRVQGVFYRGSTEREARRLGVTGWVRNLPDGRVEVLIEGLAGAVEEALGFVRRGSQFSRVDRVEVVEEIPQDEFSDFSVWN; translated from the coding sequence ATGGCGTTTGAAGGGAACGCGTCGGAGGTTGCTCGTCGGACGCAGCGTCGGGTGCACGTGTTCGTGTCCGGACGCGTGCAGGGTGTCTTCTATCGCGGTTCGACGGAGCGCGAAGCTCGTCGCCTCGGTGTAACCGGCTGGGTGCGCAACCTGCCCGACGGACGTGTCGAGGTGTTGATCGAGGGTCTGGCCGGTGCAGTCGAAGAGGCGCTCGGCTTTGTGCGCAGAGGCTCGCAGTTTTCGCGCGTGGATCGCGTGGAGGTGGTCGAGGAAATTCCCCAAGATGAGTTTTCGGACTTCAGTGTGTGGAATTGA
- a CDS encoding FHA domain-containing protein, producing MKTALRVERQQIQEHETPQRKPFASLGAFSLGQFLATYRAGLLMLDGPAAGIRVPIDQERTTLGHGPGVDLALDDASLLGESAAIEFNGQGFSLSPSRFAQSALLGRTSRKLRDGERFRIGERTIEFTLLEKVPAP from the coding sequence GTGAAAACGGCGCTTCGAGTCGAACGACAGCAGATTCAAGAGCACGAAACTCCCCAGCGTAAACCCTTTGCTTCACTGGGTGCATTTTCGCTCGGTCAGTTCCTGGCGACCTATCGCGCCGGACTACTGATGCTCGACGGGCCCGCAGCCGGAATACGCGTACCTATCGACCAGGAGCGAACCACCCTCGGGCACGGTCCGGGCGTAGATCTGGCACTCGACGACGCGAGCCTGCTCGGGGAATCCGCAGCAATCGAATTCAACGGGCAGGGTTTCTCGTTGAGTCCCTCCCGTTTCGCGCAATCTGCGCTCCTGGGTCGCACTTCGCGCAAACTGCGCGACGGGGAGCGCTTTCGCATTGGCGAAAGAACGATCGAATTCACGCTGCTCGAAAAGGTTCCCGCACCCTAG
- a CDS encoding ABC transporter ATP-binding protein yields MIRLERLTRRYGDVDVVKELSLEIPEGELLVLLGSSGCGKTTTLKMINRLVEPSSGRVYIAGEDTATIEPAQLRLRIGYCFQQIGLFPHMTAGENIALTPGLLGWDEQRTSKRVSELLELVELEPDVFRTRFPDELSGGQQQRVGIARALAGRPELLLMDEPFGALDPLTRDTLQRALQSIRSDLGITTVFVTHDMVEALILGDRIAVMNAGRLVQVGTPQELLNAPADEEVSRMMDTPRHQAERVESLLRRDRPVDG; encoded by the coding sequence TTGATTCGACTCGAAAGACTGACCAGGCGTTACGGAGACGTCGACGTTGTAAAGGAGCTTTCCCTCGAGATTCCTGAGGGAGAACTGCTGGTTCTTCTGGGCAGTTCAGGCTGCGGCAAGACGACCACGCTGAAGATGATCAATCGCCTGGTCGAGCCGAGTTCGGGGCGTGTGTACATTGCCGGTGAAGACACGGCGACTATCGAACCCGCCCAACTCCGGCTGCGAATCGGTTATTGCTTTCAACAGATCGGCCTGTTTCCGCATATGACCGCCGGTGAGAACATCGCTCTGACGCCGGGACTGCTTGGCTGGGACGAGCAGCGCACGAGCAAACGCGTTTCGGAACTGCTCGAACTCGTCGAACTCGAACCCGATGTGTTCCGGACGCGCTTCCCCGATGAGTTGTCCGGCGGACAGCAACAACGCGTCGGAATTGCCCGCGCCCTGGCAGGCCGACCGGAACTCCTGTTGATGGACGAACCATTTGGCGCACTCGACCCACTGACGCGCGACACTCTACAGCGCGCCCTGCAGAGCATCCGCTCGGATCTGGGAATCACGACGGTTTTCGTAACACACGATATGGTCGAAGCCCTGATCCTGGGCGACCGCATCGCAGTGATGAACGCCGGAAGACTGGTTCAGGTGGGAACCCCGCAGGAACTCTTGAACGCACCCGCGGACGAGGAAGTGTCCCGAATGATGGACACTCCGCGACATCAAGCTGAGCGCGTAGAATCGCTGCTACGCCGAGACCGACCCGTCGATGGCTGA
- a CDS encoding ABC transporter permease subunit, producing MAEQLELLPGYLMAHLELSLVALLIGTSISVPLGIWITRRKSVAQGILGLVGVIQTIPSLALLALMVPALALLSGFTASELGFEIRSIGYLPAVVALTLYSILPVLQTTVAGIDGIDPSLIEAARGVGMTDRQRLRRVELPLALPVIVAGLRTATVWVVGTATLSTPVGAASLGNYIFSGLQTRNFTAVLVGCAAAAALALVLDQTIRLLESGVRLRRRPFILTSVTVLAALYALTAGSLLQGAISTSRPSIAIGSKTFTEQYILSELLVGWVENKTGLEARTVQSLGSTVLFDALLSGDIDIYVDYSGTIWATVMKGEGRPGAREDVLEEVRNYLADEHGIVLAAALGFENTYALAMRSDDAKRRGIETLSDLAPAAKQMEIGGDYEFFVRAEWKALVDTYSFEFAKNRSMDSSLMYQAVAESEVDVISAFSTDGRIAAFNLSVLRDDQAVIPPYDAIVLIGPHAAREHPELTTALARLEGTIDADAMRQLNLSVDGDGRTPTDVGRELLGRLASP from the coding sequence ATGGCTGAGCAACTCGAACTCCTGCCCGGTTACCTGATGGCGCACCTGGAGCTTTCGCTGGTCGCCTTGCTGATCGGCACATCGATCAGTGTGCCGCTGGGAATCTGGATCACGCGACGCAAGTCTGTCGCGCAGGGAATTCTGGGTCTGGTCGGCGTGATCCAGACGATCCCGAGTCTGGCACTGCTCGCGCTCATGGTTCCGGCGCTTGCATTGCTCAGCGGTTTCACCGCATCCGAACTCGGCTTCGAAATCCGCAGCATCGGCTACCTGCCGGCGGTGGTCGCGCTGACGCTGTACAGCATCCTACCGGTTCTCCAGACCACGGTCGCCGGAATCGATGGTATCGACCCATCGCTGATAGAGGCCGCCCGCGGAGTTGGCATGACCGATCGCCAGAGGCTCCGGCGCGTGGAACTTCCACTCGCTCTGCCCGTGATCGTGGCGGGATTACGCACGGCAACGGTCTGGGTCGTGGGAACTGCAACTCTGTCGACACCCGTGGGTGCAGCAAGCCTCGGAAACTACATCTTCTCAGGTCTACAAACGCGAAACTTCACCGCTGTGCTCGTCGGCTGCGCCGCAGCTGCAGCACTTGCCCTCGTACTCGATCAAACAATCCGCTTGTTGGAGTCCGGCGTCAGACTTCGCAGACGCCCATTCATCCTGACTTCAGTCACCGTCCTGGCCGCCCTGTACGCGCTCACCGCCGGATCATTGCTTCAGGGAGCGATCAGCACCTCTAGACCGAGCATCGCAATCGGCTCGAAGACCTTTACGGAGCAGTACATTCTGAGCGAGTTGCTGGTGGGCTGGGTCGAGAACAAGACCGGACTCGAAGCGCGCACCGTTCAATCACTGGGTTCGACGGTGCTCTTCGATGCACTGCTCAGCGGCGACATCGACATCTACGTGGACTATTCGGGGACGATCTGGGCCACCGTCATGAAAGGCGAAGGACGGCCGGGGGCGCGTGAAGATGTTCTCGAAGAAGTCCGCAACTACCTCGCCGACGAACACGGAATCGTTCTGGCCGCAGCACTCGGCTTCGAAAACACCTACGCCCTGGCCATGCGGTCCGATGATGCGAAACGAAGGGGCATCGAGACCCTGAGCGACCTGGCACCCGCAGCGAAGCAAATGGAGATTGGTGGAGATTACGAGTTCTTCGTGCGCGCGGAATGGAAAGCTCTCGTGGACACCTACTCCTTTGAATTCGCAAAGAATCGGAGCATGGATTCATCGCTCATGTACCAGGCCGTCGCAGAATCCGAAGTCGATGTGATCAGCGCATTCTCGACCGACGGTCGCATTGCGGCGTTCAATCTGAGCGTGCTACGAGACGATCAGGCGGTGATCCCACCCTATGATGCGATCGTGCTGATCGGCCCGCACGCCGCACGCGAACACCCCGAGCTCACAACTGCACTCGCACGCCTGGAGGGAACGATCGACGCAGACGCAATGCGGCAACTCAATCTGAGTGTCGACGGCGATGGTCGTACACCAACAGACGTCGGGCGCGAGCTCCTAGGTCGCCTGGCGAGCCCCTGA
- a CDS encoding TrkH family potassium uptake protein: MNVRTVFWLVGVVLAAVALAETPALLLALALGEAWEGFAISIGLGGAIALGLRLSTNREGLELDHRAAILAVSVAWISSCVLGAVPLVMNPAAPLSAIDAFFESASGFTTTGATVLSGLDTMPRSILLWRSLMHWLGGMGMVLLGVAIFPILGLGGMQLFRAEAPGPTKDKLTPRIAETAKILWVLYFGLTAALIGLFLVGGMSFFDAICHSMSTVSTGGFSTHDRSIAYFDSSFINVVTSIFMLVCGMSFAISHRALTQGIQWRAYPELRAYVGIVTAGVLLISFDLRLNMPEEFGSATKALEHALFQAAAVTTTTGLATRDFDLWPSLSHSVILALFFVGGMAGSTAGGVKVIRVVILARLAASQFFRLVHPRGVAVVRLGDKALDDQIVLGVLGFIGMWLILVLAGTMMISAFGHEVTTSFSAAAVTLGNIGPGFGEVGPSQTYANFEPGAKLVMSALMILGRLEIFSVLVLLTPGYWRG, translated from the coding sequence ATGAATGTGCGTACGGTATTCTGGCTCGTGGGAGTGGTGCTCGCCGCCGTTGCGCTGGCGGAAACTCCCGCACTCCTGCTCGCGCTTGCGCTCGGTGAAGCGTGGGAGGGGTTTGCGATTTCGATCGGACTCGGCGGTGCCATAGCGCTCGGCCTGCGGCTTTCCACGAACCGCGAGGGGCTCGAACTCGATCACCGCGCCGCCATCCTCGCGGTCTCAGTCGCATGGATCTCCTCCTGCGTACTGGGCGCCGTACCTCTGGTGATGAACCCGGCGGCGCCTCTGAGCGCAATCGATGCATTCTTCGAATCTGCTTCCGGCTTCACGACGACTGGCGCCACCGTGTTGAGCGGTCTCGATACAATGCCACGCTCGATCCTGCTCTGGCGCTCCCTGATGCATTGGCTGGGTGGCATGGGCATGGTTCTGCTCGGCGTCGCGATTTTCCCGATTCTCGGACTCGGCGGCATGCAGTTGTTCCGGGCGGAGGCCCCGGGTCCGACCAAGGACAAGCTGACTCCGCGCATCGCTGAAACCGCGAAGATCCTCTGGGTGCTGTACTTCGGTCTTACCGCCGCGCTGATCGGGCTCTTCCTGGTCGGCGGAATGTCGTTCTTCGACGCGATCTGCCACTCGATGTCGACCGTTTCGACCGGCGGTTTCTCGACTCACGACAGATCGATCGCCTACTTCGATTCCTCGTTCATCAACGTAGTGACATCGATCTTCATGTTAGTCTGCGGAATGAGCTTTGCGATCTCGCATCGCGCACTGACTCAGGGCATTCAGTGGCGCGCCTATCCCGAGCTGCGAGCTTACGTGGGCATCGTCACAGCGGGTGTGCTTCTGATCTCATTCGATCTGCGACTCAATATGCCGGAGGAGTTCGGGAGTGCGACTAAAGCGCTCGAACACGCTCTGTTTCAGGCCGCTGCGGTCACCACGACGACCGGCCTGGCGACGCGTGACTTCGATCTCTGGCCCTCGCTCTCGCACTCGGTCATCCTCGCACTGTTTTTCGTCGGCGGCATGGCGGGTTCGACAGCCGGCGGCGTCAAGGTGATCCGCGTGGTGATTCTGGCTCGTCTGGCCGCCTCACAGTTCTTTCGACTGGTGCATCCGCGCGGCGTGGCCGTGGTGAGGCTCGGTGACAAGGCTCTCGACGATCAGATCGTCCTGGGCGTGCTGGGTTTCATCGGTATGTGGCTCATCCTCGTACTCGCGGGCACGATGATGATCTCGGCTTTCGGTCACGAGGTAACCACTAGCTTTTCCGCTGCAGCGGTCACCTTGGGAAACATCGGACCTGGATTTGGTGAGGTCGGTCCATCGCAGACCTACGCGAACTTCGAACCGGGCGCCAAGCTGGTGATGAGTGCGCTCATGATCCTGGGCCGACTCGAGATATTCTCGGTGCTGGTACTCCTGACACCGGGATACTGGCGCGGCTAG